The window CAAGGCAGACTTATGAAGTAGTGGAACAGTTTCTGGCTCCTATGAGAGAGGCTGGATACCCGGAGATCAGGCCTTTGCTATGCATTGGTGGAGTGGAAATGAAGTCACAGTTGGATATCGTGCGCAAGGGTGTTCATATAGTTGTTGCTACTCCTGGGAGGTTGAAGGATATGCTGGCAAAGAAAAAAATGAACCTTGATAATTGCAGGTACAGGATTTTTGTTTTCATACTTTCGACTTCGTCTTATATCTATTCTTTTATTGGGTTAGAGCCTCATTATCCATTTTCTGCACCGACATAGAAATTCACTTTAATCTATTCATTCCTCTTTAAGTTAATGACTGTCTACACTTTAGGATCAGCTTTAGGTCCTTCTCAGAAATCAGTGTCATATCCTTTACAAATTGGTTATCGTTGTGCTTTTCCTCATCTAGATACAGTTACACACCATATTATTAGAGTTTGTTTTTATGTTCATTTTGATAGGATTGGTCTTCTCCCTCTCTTGAAGATGTTCTGCATTGCATCTTTATAACAAGAATACTGAGCTCTACTTTTTTCCCTGCAGATATCTAACTTTAGATGAGGCTGATAGATTGGTAGATTTGGGATTCGAAGATGACATAAGAGAAGTTTTTGACCATTTCAAAGCTCAACGACAGACACTCTTATTTTCAGCCACCATGCCTGCGAAAATTCAGAACTTCGCTAGAAGTGCTTTGGTCAAGCCTGTAACGGTCAACGTTGGACGAGCTGGAGCAGCAAATCTTGATGTGATTCAAGAGGTTGAGTATGTGAAGCAAGAAGCCAAGATAGTTTACCTTCTTGAATGTCTGCAAAAGACCCCACCTCCTGTTCTTATTTTCTGTGAAAACAAAGCCGATGTCGATGATATTCATGAATATCTTCTGTTAAAAGGAGTGGAAGCAGTGGCCATTCATGGAGGGAAGGATCAGGAAGAGAGAGAGTATGCCATTTCTTCCTTCAAGGCAGGGAAGAAAGATGTCTTAGTGGCAACTGATGTTGCTTCAAAAGGTTTGGATTTTCCTGATATTCAACATGTCATTAATTATGACATGCCAGCAGAAATCGAAAACTATGTTCACAGGATTGGACGAACAGGAAGATGCGGCAAGACTGGAATAGCGACAACATTTATAAACAAGAACCAGAGTGAGACTACACTACTAGATTTGAAGCATCTATTGGAAGAGGCCAAACAGAGGATTCCACCTGTTTTGGCTGAGCTTAATGATCCAATGGAAGATGTTGAAGATATTACTGATGCAAGTGGGGTTAAAGGTTGTGCTTATTGTGGTGGGCTTGGACATCGTATCAAAGATTGCCCAAAACTAGAGCAGCAGAAAAGCGTGCAAATTTCCTCTACTAGAAGAGATTATTATGGTTCTGGTGGTTACCGAGGAGAAATGTGATGTCTTAGATATATGCCTGTACTGTAGTTGAAAAATGAAAAAGTGACTTTAGGTACTGTTTTGTTCAATACATGAATTTCATATTTTAGCTTTTCTGCAGTTTTGTTCTGTACATATTGATGCCAGTTGATTTTTGACAAGTCCTGTTCTGTTTTTTGTTTGAAATATGCATCTTGAATTTGAATTTGAAGAAGAGTGGCATACTAGCTTATTATATAACAGTGAAATTCTTACCAAATAAGGTATAAATGAGATTCAGACATGTTCGTTTACAAATACAATTACATATTGAAAGACTGATATTCATTGTGTTAACATCAGCATTGACAAAGTTTGAGCTAATTCTTGTTGTAAATCCTCTGATAAATGCGTTCCTGTTCTCTCATCCTGTTCATCCACAAATTGCATAAAAATCAGTTGGCACACAATTTAGATTACTCAGCTGAGAGTTTGAAAATGTTATTGCAGAAAAAAGTAGCAACAATAAAATTCCAGGGATCACATAACACTATTTGGGATCAGTCGGATCACCTCAAAGTGACCACAGAAATTACCTGTGAAGAGTTCTCACTAGTACTTCCAACATTAATCTTGAACTCTCTTGTTAATATCTGAAACTGCTGATATATCTCATTTGTCAACTTCCTTCGTTCTTCTGCACTCTCAAATAATTCTTGCTTCATACTTTCAGTTTCTTCTTCAAGAATCCTCATTCTTTCATTTAGTTCTTCAATTTCACTAGAGGAGCACAATACAGCTTTACCTTTGCTCTTAGAAAGGTTCACCTTACTGCTTGAACAACCTAGTACCAGCGACTTGTTCATAGCCATTTCAGCACCCTTGTTCCTTGACTCAGTCTCTAAGTTGCAGTCATATGATGCCTTTTCAATTTTGATGCTATTCTCTTTCTTTCTTTGCTCACTAGTGCTTGCACCATCAAATCTCGAAAGCTCCTTAGTTGATGAACATAGTTTCAACCCAGGCTTGAAAACTTCCATTCCAAGAATTATTCAGAATTCTGCAACTAATGCAAACTTTCCACTCTAATCTCACAAAGGATGTGAACGAATGAAAACATCCTTTCAATATGTATATATATAGATCATAGACACGAACAAAGGAACGGATACCAAGTACTTCAAATCGAAGTTTGCAATTTGGAATACCGAAAACTTCTCATCGAACTTGGCAATTCGGCTACAAACTGATACCGAGAAGAATGAACTTTACATATGTATGCACATACCAAGAATACGTTTAGGAGCTGTGTACTGACCACTGACACATTATGTGTGAATGAATTGGTGAACAAGTTTGGTGAAAAGTACTTGATGATTCCAACTTGTTAGAGTTAAAATTGGCATGTAATAGACAAGTTGGTTGGAGAATGAATTATTGTTGCTTCAATACTTTGCTTCGCTTCAAAGAGATTAGATGGTGTTTGGAGTGTTATGCCCCTATGGAAAGAAGTACCTGTTGCAGGGTTGTAGAGTTGAAAGAAGGAAATGAAACTAAGGATGGCTTTTTCTGCTCTAATGTGAAAGAGGAAACTGGTATGCACTTGCACAGAGAGTGTCTTCTCTCTAAACATGTCTGCATTTTTTTTCGGCAGCTAATGTCAGCAACTTTTATCAGGTTTTTGGTTAGGAAGTAATCGTTGTGAGAATTAGCAGGTGAATATTTGGATCCATTACAGAACTGTTTCCAGGAGCTGATAAGGACTTGGTTTTTGAATATATGGCACACAGTTATATGTATAGTAGGCTGAGTTTGGCTCCATTCCAGAAGAGGCTTCTGGTCCTGTGCTGAATTTCCACTGACCAATAGAACCAGACATTCAAATAACCTGATACTTGACCCAGTGAGTCTTGACTCGGTGGAGGGAAGAATCTCCGGTATCCGCTCAATTACTCTGAAGTCTTTAGTCCTTTACAGATCCAGAATCACAGTGATTTTGTATTCGTTCTCTCAGATAAATTAATG of the Fragaria vesca subsp. vesca linkage group LG6, FraVesHawaii_1.0, whole genome shotgun sequence genome contains:
- the LOC101312364 gene encoding DEAD-box ATP-dependent RNA helicase 35-like, giving the protein MEEEDDLYIPVAKRRAMAAQRILHRKGNAAGLEEDSEKSEAKEVKPSLLVKATQLKRDAPEITQAEQLVQQEKEMIEHLSDRKTLMSVRELAKGITYTEPIPTGWKPPLQIRRMPKKQCDLIRKQWHIIVDGEDIPPPIKNFKDMRFPEPILKMLKTKGIVQPTPIQVQGLPVILSGRDMIGIAFTGSGKTLVFVLPLIMIAMQEEMMMPIVPGEGPFGLIICPSRELARQTYEVVEQFLAPMREAGYPEIRPLLCIGGVEMKSQLDIVRKGVHIVVATPGRLKDMLAKKKMNLDNCRYLTLDEADRLVDLGFEDDIREVFDHFKAQRQTLLFSATMPAKIQNFARSALVKPVTVNVGRAGAANLDVIQEVEYVKQEAKIVYLLECLQKTPPPVLIFCENKADVDDIHEYLLLKGVEAVAIHGGKDQEEREYAISSFKAGKKDVLVATDVASKGLDFPDIQHVINYDMPAEIENYVHRIGRTGRCGKTGIATTFINKNQSETTLLDLKHLLEEAKQRIPPVLAELNDPMEDVEDITDASGVKGCAYCGGLGHRIKDCPKLEQQKSVQISSTRRDYYGSGGYRGEM
- the LOC101312652 gene encoding uncharacterized protein LOC101312652, whose amino-acid sequence is MEVFKPGLKLCSSTKELSRFDGASTSEQRKKENSIKIEKASYDCNLETESRNKGAEMAMNKSLVLGCSSSKVNLSKSKGKAVLCSSSEIEELNERMRILEEETESMKQELFESAEERRKLTNEIYQQFQILTREFKINVGSTSENSSQDERTGTHLSEDLQQELAQTLSMLMLTQ